The following are encoded together in the Triticum dicoccoides isolate Atlit2015 ecotype Zavitan chromosome 6B, WEW_v2.0, whole genome shotgun sequence genome:
- the LOC119320522 gene encoding uncharacterized protein LOC119320522, whose amino-acid sequence MDPGAEIPQGHGADPITGPLCVDDRRLRCSVPQAGPMSKVLDDDNLLIEILVRLPPKPSSLPRASAVCKRWGSILCDSVFLKLFRKHHRKPPLLGFFNGFANRFAPIMDSPDRIRAACFSMPKRSTPYKDYGEYMGCRHGLAVVINKHERTTIVWDPLTGQQHTVPFPQGLDDAFMGSLCAWHGAVLCIDAEYGHVHRDCFSSPFKLVLVCTGFSNTDAFCSLYDSASGVWGNIFSTTITTEIFRLRPSILVGNAFCWLVSNGEVLVFDFEIQSLDVIEKPSDNYVTDGCFQLLRMEDGGLGLAVLSDYIIQLWERKSNCDGIAGWVLLQKSIPLEGIFSRRMHPPVCFVGYDEETNVIVFATMVGNFTLQLDSMQLKHIVKRKFICCDTFYPYTNFYTAGRGVGLKGVDLEL is encoded by the exons ATGGATCCAGGTGCTGAGATTCCCCAAGGCCACGG GGCCGATCCCATTACCGGACCGTTGTGTGTGGACGACAGGAGGCTGCGGTGTTCCGTGCCGCAGGCCGGCCCTATGTCCAAGGTGCTTGACGACGACAACCTCCTAATCGAGATCCTTGTCCGTCTCCCGCCGAAGCCATCCTCGCTGCCCCGCGCATCCGCTGTATGCAAGCGCTGGGGCAGCATCCTCTGTGACTCCGTGTTTCTCAAACTCTTCCGCAAGCACCATCGGAAACCTCCTCTGCTCGGCTTCTTCAACGGGTTTGCTAACCGCTTTGCTCCCATCATGGACTCGCCCGACCGCATCCGTGCTGCTTGCTTCTCCATGCCCAAGAGAAGCACACCATACAAGGACTACGGAGAATACATGGGCTGCCGCCACGGTCTCGCTGTTGTAATCAACAAGCATGAGCGTACTACCATCGTGTGGGACCCCCTCACTGGCCAACAACATACCGTGCCTTTTCCACAAGGGCTCGATGATGCCTTTATGGGGAGTTTATGTGCCTGGCATGGCGCGGTATTGTGCATTGATGCTGAATATGGGCATGTCCATAGAGATTGCTTCTCGAGCCCGTTTAAATTGGTTTTGGTCTGCACTGGATTTTCTAATACAGACGCATTTTGTTCTCTCTACGACTCGGCTTCTGGTGTTTGGGGAAATATTTTCTCGACGACGATAACAACTGAAATTTTTAGGTTAAGGCCCAGCATCCTAGTCGGGAATGCGTTTTGCTGGCTGGTTTCTAATGGTGAAGTCCTTGTGTTTGATTTCGAAATTCAGAGCCTTGATGTGATTGAGAAGCCGTCAGACAACTATGTTACCGACGGTTGTTTTCAGCTCTTACGGATGGAGGATGGTGGACTTGGCCTCGCTGTTTTGTCGGACTACATCATCCAATTATGGGAGAGGAAATCTAACTGTGATGGTATTGCCGGATGGGTGTTGCTGCAGAAAAGCATTCCGCTGGAGGGAATATTTTCAAGGAGAATGCATCCTCCTGTCTGTTTCGTCGGGTATGATGAGGAGACAAATGTGATTGTTTTCGCTACGATGGTTGGCAACTTCACACTCCAACTTGACTCAATGCAGCTCAAACATATTGTTAAAAGAAAATTCATATGTTGCGATACCTTTTATCCCTACACAAATTTCTATACTGCAG GCAGGGGAGTTGGGTTGAAAGGGGTGGATCTGGAACTGTGA